From Ptychodera flava strain L36383 chromosome 2, AS_Pfla_20210202, whole genome shotgun sequence, the proteins below share one genomic window:
- the LOC139115941 gene encoding uncharacterized protein gives MNQFPHDSNLTMNILLEVLVESKDHLAKALYLQLDNCFRENKNRFLLSLMALLIQLDIFEEIYVNFLPVGHTHENVDQMFSKISVGLKRANAYTVEDLISIIESSYTPAIKVALSTKMLNIKEWLIPHMHRNFKGHSRPHNFRFRKVDGKAYMQYREWCTDPWHPLPRDGVETPGLLCLMTIPNIDKPPEWVVPSLVKLDVDGLLGAFQMVSPTE, from the exons ATGAATCAGTTCCCACACGACAGCAACTTAACCATGAATATCCTACTAGAAGTACTGGTAGAATCAAAAGATCATCTAGCCAAAGCCTTGTATCTGCAACTTGACAATTGTTTCCGGGAGAACAAGAACCGATTCTTGTTGAGTCTCATGGCATTGCTGATACAACTGGATATATTTGAGGAA ATTTATGTGAATTTTCTGCCTGTGGGACATACACATGAGAATGTAGACCAGATGTTTTCAAAGATCTCAGTGGGATTAAAAAGAGCAAATGCCTATACAGTTGAAG ATTTAATCTCAATCATCGAAAGCAGCTACACACCAGCCATCAAGGTAGCATTATCTACAAAAATGCTGAATATCAAGGAATGGCTTATTCCTCACATGCACAGAAATTTTAAAGGTCATTCCCGTCCACACAATTTCCGCTTTCGGAAAGTGGATGGTAAAGCCTATATGCAGTACAGAGAATGGTGTACAGATCCATGGCATCCGTTGCCAAGGGATGGTGTTGAGACTCCAGGTCTTCTGTGTTTGATG ACTATCCCAAACATTGATAAACCACCTGAATGGGTTGTACCAAGTCTAGTGAAACTAGATGTGGATGGATTGTTAGGAGCATTCCAGATGGTTTCGCCCACAGAATGA